The segment TGACTTAAAAAATGCAGCGAATGCAACGCATCTACAATATGAAAAGTCAATTATCATGGCGACATATATGCTCTGCGGTTTCGCCAATTTTGCCTCTATTGGCATACAGATAGGTGGGATTGGTTCTTTGGCACCAGGTCAGTGTACTTTGTTGTCAAAATTTGGAATGAAGGCTTTAATTGGCGGTACTTTAGCATCGTTAATATCAGCAACGATAGCAGGAATGATTATTGGTTAATTCAAGATTTTAAGATTATCTACTAATTGCAATATAATAGTTAATAACTTTTGATATAATAAAGGGTTGAACTCATGGAGATTCAACCCTTATTTTTATTTTTATTTTCTGAAAAATTTAAGTTAAACTAAAAGAAACTTCTGCTACTGCGGAACAGGCATATGAAGCAATATCACGATTTAGTTAAGCACGTTTTAGAACACGGCAACCAAAAAGAAGACCGAACAGGAACAGGTACAAAAAGTGTTTTTGGATACCAGATGCGTTTTGATTTGAGTGCGGGTTTCCCCATGGTAACTACTAAAAAATTACATTTAAAGTCAATCATTCACGAATTACTTTGGTTTTTAAATGGTGACACCAATATCAATTATTTAACTGAAAATGGTGTGCGTATCTGGAATGATTGGGCAGATGATAATGGCGATTTAGGTCCTGTATACGGTCATCAATGGCGTAATTGGAACAGTGATGATATCGATCAAATTAAAGACGTTGTGGATACATTAAAGAAAAATCCTGATAGCAGACGTATGTTAGTTTCGGCTTGGAATCCATCTGTTTTACCTGATACATCTAAATCATTTAGTGATAATGTGGCTAACGGAAAAGCTGCCCTACCACCTTGTCACGCTTTTTTTCAATTCTATGTGGCCAACGGAAAACTATCTTGCCAATTATACCAGCGTAGTGCAGACATCTTTTTAGGCGTCCCGTTTAACATTGCATCTTATGCATTATTCACGATGATGATGGCTCAAGTTTGTGGCTATGAAGCTGGTGAATTCATTCATACATTTGGCGATGCTCATATTTATAGCAATCACTTGGAGCAATTAGAATTGCAATTATCAAGAGATCTAAGACCCTTACCAAAAATGGTTATAAATCCTGAAGTAAAAGATATTTTCGGTTTTAAATTTGAGGACTTCACATTAGAGAATTACAATCCGCATCCACATATTAAAGGTGTTGTAGCAGTTTAAAATGTTTTTACAAAAATCACACATAACAGCATTTTTAGTTTTTAGTATTTCAGTTGCTGTTCAATAAACGTTCAAAAAAAAGCTTTCAGTGATGAAAGCTCTTTTTTTTATTGATTTTTAATTGCCATTATAATTATGAATTGATTTCCAATTTAAATGTATGAAAGTAACTATCGTACTGAAACGATTAGTTTCTTAGAAATACAAGGTTTGCTCTTTTGATGATTTTAGACTGATTATAGATTCATATCTGAAATAAATCGCAA is part of the Formosa sp. Hel1_31_208 genome and harbors:
- a CDS encoding thymidylate synthase, translated to MKQYHDLVKHVLEHGNQKEDRTGTGTKSVFGYQMRFDLSAGFPMVTTKKLHLKSIIHELLWFLNGDTNINYLTENGVRIWNDWADDNGDLGPVYGHQWRNWNSDDIDQIKDVVDTLKKNPDSRRMLVSAWNPSVLPDTSKSFSDNVANGKAALPPCHAFFQFYVANGKLSCQLYQRSADIFLGVPFNIASYALFTMMMAQVCGYEAGEFIHTFGDAHIYSNHLEQLELQLSRDLRPLPKMVINPEVKDIFGFKFEDFTLENYNPHPHIKGVVAV